In Dolichospermum flos-aquae CCAP 1403/13F, the following proteins share a genomic window:
- a CDS encoding glutamyl-tRNA reductase produces MNIAVVGLSHKTAPVEVREKLSIPEPQIESAIAQLLSYPHVDEVAILSTCNRLEIYIVSNETTQGIHEVTQFLSEHSKLPIMSLRHHLFMLLHTDAITHILRVAGGLDSLVLGEGQILAQVKNTHKLGQQFNGIKTILNRLFKQALTAGKRVRTETSIGTGAVSISSAAVELAQMKVENLSPYRVSILGAGKMSRLLVQHLISKGATQITIVNRSRTRAEELAKLFPEQPIQIHLLPEMMSVIAASDIVFTSTSSTEPIIDRAKLETVLEPNQQLMIFDISVPRNVDADVNDLANVKAFNVDDLKAVVAQNYESRRQMAQEAEKILDEEVEAFDIWWRSLETVSTISSLRNKIETIREQELEKALSRLGSEFGEKHQEVIEALTRGIVNKILHDPMVQLRAQQDVEARRRCMQTLQMLFNLDAEEQFS; encoded by the coding sequence ATGAATATTGCCGTGGTGGGGTTAAGCCATAAAACAGCCCCTGTAGAAGTTAGAGAAAAATTAAGTATTCCTGAACCTCAAATTGAAAGTGCGATCGCTCAACTGCTGAGTTATCCTCATGTTGATGAAGTTGCTATTCTCAGCACTTGTAACCGCTTAGAAATTTATATCGTTAGTAACGAGACTACCCAAGGAATTCACGAAGTTACCCAGTTCCTTTCTGAACATAGCAAATTGCCGATTATGTCTTTAAGACATCATTTGTTTATGTTGCTGCATACTGATGCTATCACCCATATTTTACGGGTTGCGGGTGGGTTGGATAGTCTGGTTTTGGGTGAAGGTCAAATTCTCGCTCAAGTTAAGAATACCCACAAACTCGGACAACAATTTAATGGCATCAAAACCATTTTAAATCGCTTATTTAAACAAGCTTTAACGGCGGGTAAACGGGTTCGCACCGAAACCAGTATTGGGACTGGTGCGGTTTCTATCAGTTCGGCCGCTGTGGAATTGGCACAGATGAAAGTAGAAAATTTATCTCCTTATCGGGTGTCTATTCTCGGTGCTGGGAAAATGTCCCGGTTACTTGTACAACACCTGATTTCTAAAGGTGCAACTCAAATTACTATTGTTAATCGTTCCCGCACAAGGGCTGAAGAATTGGCGAAGTTGTTCCCAGAACAACCGATCCAAATCCATTTGCTGCCAGAAATGATGTCAGTTATTGCCGCTAGTGATATAGTTTTTACTAGCACTTCTTCCACTGAACCGATTATAGATCGGGCGAAGTTAGAAACGGTGTTAGAACCCAATCAACAATTGATGATATTTGATATTTCTGTCCCCCGAAATGTGGATGCAGATGTCAATGATTTGGCCAATGTCAAGGCTTTTAATGTTGATGATTTGAAGGCGGTTGTCGCCCAAAATTATGAAAGTCGCCGGCAAATGGCGCAAGAAGCTGAGAAGATTTTAGATGAGGAAGTTGAAGCTTTTGATATTTGGTGGCGGAGTTTAGAAACTGTATCTACAATTAGTTCTCTGCGGAATAAAATCGAAACTATCCGCGAACAAGAATTAGAAAAGGCTTTATCTCGTTTGGGTTCGGAATTTGGCGAAAAGCATCAAGAGGTAATTGAGGCTTTGACAAGGGGAATAGTGAATAAGATTCTCCATGATCCGATGGTGCAATTACGCGCCCAGCAAGATGTGGAAGCTAGAAGACGATGTATGCAAACTCTGCAAATGTTATTTAATTTGGACGCTGAGGAACAGTTTAGCTGA
- the glpX gene encoding class II fructose-bisphosphatase — MENTLGLEIIEVVEQAAIASSKWMGKGEKNIADQVAVEAMRERMNKIHMRGRIVIGEGERDEAPMLYIGEEVGICTQPNAASLCNVNELVEIDIAVDPCEGTNLVAYGQNGSMAVLAISEKGGLFAAPDFYMKKLAAPAAARGHVDINKSATENLKILSECLNRAVEELVVVVMDRPRHKDLIQEIRTAGSRVRLISDGDVSAAICCAFSGTNIHALMGIGAAPEGVISAAALRCLGGHFQGQLIYDPEVVQTGLIGESREGNLARLNEMGITDGDRVYNANELASGETVLFAGCGITPGTLMDGVRFFHGGARTQSLVISSQSKTARFVDTVHLWDEPKNIQLR; from the coding sequence GTGGAAAATACTCTTGGGTTAGAGATTATAGAAGTAGTTGAGCAAGCAGCGATCGCTTCTTCTAAGTGGATGGGTAAGGGCGAAAAGAACATTGCTGACCAAGTAGCAGTGGAAGCGATGCGCGAACGGATGAACAAAATCCATATGCGTGGTCGCATCGTCATCGGTGAAGGCGAACGGGACGAAGCTCCTATGCTTTACATTGGAGAAGAAGTTGGTATCTGTACTCAGCCAAATGCTGCAAGTCTCTGTAATGTTAATGAACTTGTAGAAATTGACATTGCTGTTGACCCTTGCGAAGGGACAAACCTGGTTGCTTACGGTCAAAATGGCTCCATGGCAGTTTTGGCAATTTCTGAAAAGGGCGGTTTATTTGCTGCTCCTGACTTCTACATGAAGAAACTCGCAGCACCAGCAGCCGCTAGAGGTCATGTTGATATCAATAAGTCTGCTACAGAAAACCTAAAAATCCTTTCTGAGTGCTTAAACCGGGCTGTGGAGGAATTAGTAGTAGTAGTGATGGATCGTCCCCGTCACAAAGACCTCATTCAAGAAATTCGCACCGCTGGATCTAGAGTAAGACTAATCAGCGATGGTGACGTTTCTGCTGCTATCTGTTGCGCTTTCTCTGGTACTAATATCCATGCTTTAATGGGTATCGGTGCTGCTCCCGAAGGTGTAATTTCTGCTGCTGCTTTACGCTGCTTGGGTGGACACTTCCAAGGACAATTAATCTATGATCCAGAAGTTGTCCAAACTGGCTTAATTGGTGAAAGCAGAGAAGGTAATCTAGCCCGTTTAAATGAAATGGGTATTACTGACGGAGACAGAGTTTATAACGCTAATGAATTAGCTTCTGGTGAAACAGTGCTATTTGCTGGTTGCGGTATTACTCCTGGAACTTTGATGGATGGTGTGCGCTTCTTCCACGGTGGTGCTAGAACCCAAAGCTTGGTTATTTCTAGTCAATCCAAAACCGCTCGGTTTGTGGATACAGTTCACTTGTGGGACGAACCTAAGAATATCCAACTGCGGTAG
- a CDS encoding DUF3318 domain-containing protein encodes MTSYATSSAKAEMSELRRLKSLLPPELQSWVTVEGTTEVNPSLIRCEEIGKDQVEIQIDLVKWDALAMDQRNLLFWHEVARVQNDTIPKDGWEMAALAIGLGGAVGELWVQDGLLLVLAMALCGVSGWRLYQKNNGGKQVKELLDADEKAIALATRFGYSLPNAYKSLGSALKTLVENTPSKNQRSRYEARLSALKRSANKAKAKSRNEDSGL; translated from the coding sequence ATGACATCCTATGCAACCTCCTCTGCTAAAGCAGAAATGAGTGAACTCCGGCGGTTAAAAAGCTTATTACCCCCAGAATTACAAAGTTGGGTAACAGTTGAAGGCACAACAGAGGTTAATCCATCCCTGATTCGTTGCGAAGAAATTGGCAAAGACCAAGTGGAAATTCAAATTGACTTGGTAAAATGGGATGCTCTGGCAATGGACCAGCGGAATTTGCTGTTTTGGCACGAAGTTGCTCGCGTGCAAAACGACACTATTCCCAAAGATGGTTGGGAAATGGCCGCACTAGCCATTGGTTTAGGTGGTGCTGTTGGTGAATTATGGGTACAAGATGGATTATTGCTAGTATTAGCTATGGCGCTCTGTGGCGTTTCTGGTTGGCGATTATATCAAAAAAATAATGGTGGTAAACAAGTTAAAGAATTGCTAGATGCTGACGAAAAAGCGATCGCTCTGGCAACCCGCTTTGGTTATAGTTTACCCAACGCCTATAAAAGTCTTGGTAGTGCCTTAAAAACCTTAGTGGAAAACACTCCTAGCAAAAATCAGCGTTCTCGATATGAAGCGAGACTTTCTGCTCTTAAACGCAGCGCCAACAAAGCCAAAGCTAAATCCCGGAATGAGGACTCTGGATTGTGA
- a CDS encoding sugar transferase has protein sequence MAIKVQSFMSSQTTPVDFPVTYLESAVILQVPVRLTVLEAVSFKQTCQNLIAADLPPGQIFIDFQNTTFMDSSGLGSLVSNFKNSQEKGIKVILRHVTPQVMAVLNLTGLDQVFPIESLHNLTLIATDNFTNSGKNTSRKVDPLPQTHNSVASWMKRLIDIVGSLVGLVITFILFIPIVIAIQIDDPGPIFFRQTRCGWMGKRFAIWKFRSMCVDAEARKSQIKNQVEGAFFKNDNDPRITKVGNFLRRTSLDELPQFWNVLKGEMSLVGTRPPTPDEVERYEVPEWQRLDVKPGMTGEWQVNGRSKVRSFEDVIRLDLQYQQNWTLVYDLKLIFKTITILFNKNSGAV, from the coding sequence ATGGCAATTAAAGTCCAGAGTTTTATGAGTAGTCAAACCACACCAGTAGACTTTCCAGTTACTTACTTAGAAAGCGCAGTAATCTTGCAAGTTCCAGTGAGGTTAACTGTGCTTGAGGCCGTCAGTTTTAAGCAAACTTGCCAAAACTTAATTGCAGCGGATTTACCACCAGGGCAAATTTTTATTGATTTCCAAAATACTACTTTTATGGATAGTAGTGGTTTAGGTTCTCTAGTCAGCAACTTTAAAAATTCTCAAGAAAAGGGAATCAAAGTAATACTGCGTCATGTTACACCCCAAGTCATGGCAGTTTTAAATCTGACAGGGCTAGATCAGGTGTTTCCCATTGAGTCTCTTCACAACCTCACACTAATAGCCACAGATAACTTTACAAACTCAGGAAAAAATACTTCTCGCAAAGTAGATCCACTTCCTCAAACTCATAATTCCGTGGCATCTTGGATGAAACGGCTGATTGATATTGTGGGATCATTAGTTGGTTTAGTAATTACATTTATTTTGTTTATTCCCATAGTAATCGCCATTCAAATTGACGATCCTGGTCCAATTTTCTTTAGGCAAACTCGTTGTGGTTGGATGGGTAAGCGGTTTGCAATTTGGAAATTTCGGTCTATGTGTGTAGATGCAGAAGCTAGAAAATCCCAAATCAAAAATCAAGTCGAAGGCGCTTTCTTTAAAAATGATAATGATCCCAGAATTACTAAAGTAGGTAACTTCTTACGCCGTACCAGTTTGGATGAACTACCTCAATTTTGGAACGTTCTCAAAGGGGAAATGAGTTTAGTCGGGACTCGACCACCCACACCTGATGAAGTAGAACGCTACGAAGTCCCCGAATGGCAACGTTTAGACGTTAAACCTGGTATGACTGGTGAATGGCAAGTTAACGGCCGCTCTAAAGTTCGGAGTTTTGAAGATGTGATTCGGTTAGATTTACAGTATCAGCAAAATTGGACTTTAGTTTACGATTTAAAGTTAATTTTCAAAACCATCACTATTTTGTTTAATAAAAACAGTGGGGCTGTTTAG
- the rsfS gene encoding ribosome silencing factor: MTESFPRNLPLTINPVSRPKTDTEATSKNLALTIAEAALDRKAVEIILLNVAEISSLADYFVMMTGYSKVQVRAIADAIQGQVEIDWQRRPIRTEGKAEGTWVLQDYGDVIVHIMMPREREFYNLEAFWGHAERISLPNAENVGS, from the coding sequence ATGACTGAATCTTTCCCCCGAAATTTACCATTGACAATAAACCCTGTGAGCAGACCTAAAACTGACACAGAAGCTACGAGTAAAAATTTAGCTTTAACTATTGCTGAGGCAGCTTTAGACCGCAAAGCAGTAGAAATTATCTTGCTCAATGTGGCAGAGATTTCTTCCCTCGCGGATTACTTTGTGATGATGACTGGTTATTCTAAGGTGCAAGTTAGGGCGATCGCTGACGCAATTCAAGGACAAGTTGAAATTGACTGGCAACGACGACCCATCAGAACAGAAGGCAAAGCCGAAGGAACTTGGGTACTACAAGATTATGGTGATGTCATCGTCCATATCATGATGCCAAGAGAACGGGAGTTTTATAATTTAGAAGCGTTCTGGGGACACGCGGAACGTATTTCCCTACCAAACGCCGAGAATGTTGGGAGTTAA
- a CDS encoding CGLD27 family protein produces the protein MMRSSLENCPVPTEQQPLNEYEELKNAWLFRDSILSWANFTKKIFWIWAWSWLVAGPVAAASFSPQKQIFNFLLCGSGAASVSIVLVLVRLYLGWFYVRDRLYSPTVFYEESGWYDGHTWTKPQEVISRDRLIVTYEIKPIFQRLQITFAALALTYLIGTIVWHFL, from the coding sequence ATGATGCGATCCTCCCTTGAGAATTGCCCAGTTCCTACAGAACAACAACCACTGAATGAGTACGAAGAATTAAAAAATGCCTGGCTATTTCGAGATAGTATCTTAAGCTGGGCTAACTTCACCAAGAAAATTTTTTGGATCTGGGCTTGGTCTTGGTTAGTAGCCGGACCTGTGGCAGCAGCCAGTTTTTCTCCCCAAAAGCAGATTTTTAATTTTCTCCTTTGTGGATCTGGTGCTGCTAGTGTAAGTATAGTGCTAGTATTAGTCCGGTTATATTTAGGTTGGTTCTATGTGCGCGATCGCCTTTATAGTCCCACCGTATTCTACGAAGAATCTGGTTGGTACGACGGACACACTTGGACAAAACCCCAAGAAGTCATCAGCCGTGATCGCTTAATTGTTACCTACGAAATCAAACCCATCTTCCAACGCTTGCAAATTACCTTTGCCGCCTTGGCTCTTACGTATCTTATTGGTACTATAGTTTGGCATTTCTTGTAA
- a CDS encoding asparaginase — translation MTMGKRTQAAALEVRLLREGIIESRHIVQAVVSDDRGRVLSVAGNAETAAFVRSALKPFQALAITSTGTLERYGLSDKDLAIITSSHKGSMEQVRQVFNILWRADIDINALHCPIPQGKSSALEYNCSGKHAGMLAVCQQRHWPLTNYLDRKHPVQQLIITKVAELLRMPAAEFLTAHDDCGAPTYLMQLSQMASLYAVLASSNSVDMERIVRAMNHHPTIVAGVGEFDTELMRLTPGELVSKSGAEGVQCIGRLGEGMGLAIKVMDGSTRAKYAVAIHILQQMGWISPSIAQSLSEKFMNLGKYKRLEVIGELSLL, via the coding sequence ATGACAATGGGAAAACGAACTCAAGCCGCAGCACTAGAAGTCCGGTTGCTGCGTGAAGGCATTATCGAATCTCGGCATATAGTTCAGGCTGTAGTTAGTGATGACCGGGGACGGGTACTTTCCGTTGCTGGTAACGCTGAAACCGCCGCATTTGTCCGTTCTGCCCTCAAACCATTTCAAGCACTGGCTATCACCAGCACAGGCACATTAGAACGTTATGGTTTGAGCGATAAAGACTTAGCAATTATCACCAGTTCCCACAAAGGCAGTATGGAACAGGTGAGACAGGTATTTAACATCCTGTGGCGAGCAGATATTGACATCAATGCCCTGCACTGCCCAATTCCTCAAGGTAAGAGTAGTGCTTTAGAATATAACTGTTCTGGTAAACACGCCGGAATGTTAGCTGTTTGTCAGCAACGCCATTGGCCGTTAACTAACTATTTGGATCGTAAACACCCAGTCCAACAGTTAATTATCACCAAAGTAGCAGAATTGCTGCGAATGCCAGCAGCAGAATTTCTGACCGCCCATGATGACTGTGGCGCACCCACGTATCTGATGCAACTCAGTCAAATGGCCTCTTTATATGCTGTATTAGCTTCCAGCAATAGCGTGGATATGGAGCGAATTGTCCGAGCCATGAATCATCATCCCACAATAGTGGCGGGTGTTGGAGAATTCGATACAGAATTGATGCGCTTAACTCCTGGTGAACTGGTGAGTAAATCTGGAGCGGAAGGGGTACAGTGCATTGGCCGACTTGGTGAAGGCATGGGATTAGCTATTAAAGTCATGGATGGCTCAACACGCGCTAAATATGCCGTAGCTATTCACATCCTCCAACAAATGGGTTGGATTAGTCCCAGTATTGCCCAAAGCCTCTCTGAAAAGTTTATGAACCTGGGGAAATACAAGCGTTTGGAAGTAATTGGAGAATTATCGCTTTTGTAG
- the scpB gene encoding SMC-Scp complex subunit ScpB has translation MPKNIPVAGKIEAILYLKGKPLSLSEIAEYAKCDRLTAEEGIIELIENYSRRDTALEVVETEHGYSLQLRSEFHDLVQAIIPVEFGVGALRTLAAIALHNPILQSELINLRGSGAYQHVQELVESGFVRKRRESDSRSFALQITPKFHQYFQIEQLPQILAIPEKEQQLELELSGLEAEE, from the coding sequence ATGCCCAAGAATATACCTGTAGCCGGCAAAATAGAAGCGATTCTTTATTTAAAGGGTAAACCCTTATCTCTAAGTGAAATTGCTGAATATGCGAAGTGTGATCGCTTGACAGCAGAAGAAGGAATTATCGAACTAATTGAGAATTATTCCCGTCGAGATACAGCTTTAGAAGTCGTAGAAACTGAACATGGTTATAGTTTACAACTGCGTTCGGAATTCCATGATTTAGTGCAAGCTATAATACCAGTAGAATTTGGTGTGGGGGCTTTACGGACATTAGCAGCGATCGCCCTCCATAATCCCATATTACAAAGCGAATTGATTAATTTACGGGGTTCAGGAGCTTATCAGCACGTTCAAGAATTAGTAGAATCTGGTTTTGTTCGCAAACGCCGAGAGAGTGATTCTCGCTCCTTTGCTCTGCAAATAACCCCAAAATTTCATCAGTATTTTCAAATCGAACAACTGCCCCAAATTTTGGCAATTCCAGAGAAAGAACAACAACTAGAACTGGAGTTGTCAGGATTGGAGGCAGAGGAGTAA
- the ispD gene encoding 2-C-methyl-D-erythritol 4-phosphate cytidylyltransferase codes for MHLLIPAAGSGKRMGADRNKLLLQVRSKPLIAWTLLAAEAASSISWIGIVSQPPDWDDFKSIIADLKLKKTIVFIPGGSTRQESVYNGLQALPTNAGQVLIHDGARCLATPDLFNACSEAILHCSGLIAAVPVKDTIKVVDDNDIIKNTPERKQLWAAQTPQGFDVKLLKQCHAEGVRQGWEVTDDAALFEKCGIEVRIVPGEETNLKITTPQDLAIAEFILSYIK; via the coding sequence GTGCATTTACTAATTCCCGCAGCCGGAAGTGGCAAAAGAATGGGTGCTGATCGTAATAAACTTTTATTACAGGTACGTTCAAAACCCTTGATTGCTTGGACTTTGTTAGCCGCAGAAGCTGCAAGTTCTATTAGTTGGATCGGAATTGTTTCTCAACCTCCAGATTGGGATGACTTCAAGTCTATTATCGCTGACTTAAAGCTGAAAAAAACAATAGTATTCATTCCTGGTGGTTCTACCCGTCAAGAGTCAGTTTATAATGGTTTGCAGGCATTGCCAACTAATGCAGGACAAGTTTTAATTCATGATGGCGCTCGTTGTTTGGCAACACCAGATTTATTTAATGCTTGTTCTGAAGCAATTTTGCATTGTTCTGGGTTAATTGCGGCTGTACCTGTTAAAGATACGATTAAAGTCGTTGACGACAATGATATAATTAAAAACACACCAGAGCGTAAACAGCTTTGGGCGGCTCAAACCCCCCAAGGGTTCGATGTCAAATTGTTAAAACAGTGCCATGCTGAAGGTGTCCGTCAAGGTTGGGAAGTGACTGATGATGCGGCTTTGTTTGAAAAATGCGGTATTGAAGTGAGAATAGTTCCTGGGGAAGAGACTAATTTGAAAATTACGACTCCTCAAGATTTAGCGATCGCTGAATTTATACTTAGTTATATAAAATAG
- a CDS encoding glycosyltransferase family 9 protein: MRVVALVPGSIDNQILFFATLDDLKRYYPDAQIDVIVEPQSKAAYRVSKSVHDVLTFDYKDRNSLADWGNLVGMIRDREYDVAIIVGQSWWVGLLMWLTGIPTRIGYQGQGAVFLTNPIPPNLSEYVAKMYHNLLKPLKINTPCPALSVNVPKVDIEWAQAEQKRLGVNETGFILINAGEGSLDTTYPVENWQQIIAACQQKQPDLPVVVIKEANNEPLVRSLLEHCHNIKVTSPDDIGKLTAIIAGASLMVSVENSFLQLSIAVETYTITLLDSIDSEKLLPISEKVLAITSSTGKIADILPQIVLEKIWGG; the protein is encoded by the coding sequence ATGCGTGTAGTAGCCCTGGTCCCTGGTTCAATTGATAACCAAATTCTTTTTTTTGCCACTCTTGATGATCTGAAGCGTTATTATCCCGACGCGCAGATAGATGTGATTGTAGAACCCCAGTCAAAGGCCGCTTACCGAGTCAGCAAGTCAGTTCATGATGTATTAACCTTTGATTACAAAGATCGTAATAGTTTAGCTGATTGGGGTAACTTAGTTGGTATGATCCGTGATCGTGAGTATGATGTCGCTATTATTGTCGGACAAAGTTGGTGGGTAGGTTTGTTAATGTGGTTGACGGGAATTCCCACACGCATTGGCTACCAAGGACAAGGTGCGGTTTTTCTCACTAACCCTATTCCTCCCAATTTATCCGAGTATGTGGCAAAAATGTACCATAATTTACTCAAACCTTTGAAAATTAATACTCCTTGTCCAGCATTATCAGTAAATGTGCCTAAAGTAGATATTGAATGGGCGCAAGCAGAACAAAAACGCTTAGGAGTGAATGAAACAGGTTTTATTCTCATCAATGCTGGTGAAGGTAGCCTAGATACAACTTATCCCGTAGAAAATTGGCAACAAATTATTGCAGCTTGTCAACAAAAACAGCCAGATTTACCTGTTGTTGTCATTAAAGAAGCAAATAATGAGCCTTTAGTCAGATCGCTTTTAGAACATTGTCACAATATTAAAGTTACTTCTCCCGATGATATTGGTAAGTTAACTGCCATAATTGCCGGTGCTAGTTTAATGGTATCTGTAGAAAATAGCTTCTTGCAATTAAGTATAGCAGTAGAAACATATACAATTACTTTGTTAGATTCTATAGATTCAGAAAAATTATTACCTATAAGCGAGAAAGTATTAGCTATTACTTCATCAACTGGGAAAATAGCAGATATCTTACCCCAAATAGTGTTAGAAAAAATTTGGGGAGGCTGA
- a CDS encoding CRR6 family NdhI maturation factor — translation MTITITLNNNSIYSLDVSPALTVIEPLLQQGSISTHEQQLRLEIQFEREANDPRELSEIPEVRLWFVRLDAKYPWLPFLLDWKAGELARYAAMLVPHQFSSKEGIQYNPEALEIFLMHKIFILSDWLHKQDIASPSRLKSLAQILGYELDDAFFEMIEKTNS, via the coding sequence ATGACAATCACAATCACCCTCAACAACAACTCTATTTATAGTTTAGATGTGTCACCTGCCTTAACGGTGATTGAACCATTGCTGCAACAGGGAAGCATTTCTACCCATGAACAGCAACTGCGTCTGGAAATTCAGTTTGAGCGGGAAGCAAATGATCCACGGGAACTATCGGAAATTCCCGAAGTCAGACTGTGGTTTGTGCGTCTTGATGCCAAGTATCCTTGGTTGCCATTTTTACTAGACTGGAAAGCAGGAGAACTAGCTCGGTATGCAGCTATGTTAGTACCTCATCAGTTTAGTTCTAAAGAAGGTATCCAGTATAACCCCGAAGCTTTAGAAATATTTCTGATGCACAAAATCTTTATTTTAAGTGATTGGTTGCACAAACAAGATATTGCTAGTCCATCTCGACTCAAATCTTTAGCGCAAATTCTGGGTTATGAATTAGATGATGCTTTCTTTGAAATGATTGAAAAAACTAATTCGTGA
- a CDS encoding Fur family transcriptional regulator: MYKQGIYPKPICSLQDALDRCQMLGMRISRQRRFVLELLWQAKEHLSAREIYDRLNQEGKEIGHTSVYQNLEALSSQNIIECIEHGEGRLYGNNSNSHSHVNCIDTNQILDVHIELPEDLLRQVEAQTGMKISEYTINFYGYRDKVSD; this comes from the coding sequence ATGTACAAGCAAGGGATTTATCCTAAACCTATTTGTTCTTTACAAGATGCTTTGGATAGGTGTCAAATGTTAGGGATGCGTATCAGTCGTCAACGGCGCTTTGTTTTGGAATTGCTTTGGCAAGCGAAGGAACACCTTTCTGCTAGGGAGATTTATGATCGACTGAATCAAGAAGGTAAGGAAATTGGCCATACTTCGGTATATCAAAATCTAGAAGCTTTATCTAGCCAAAATATTATAGAGTGTATTGAACATGGGGAAGGGCGATTATATGGCAATAATAGTAATTCCCATAGTCATGTTAACTGTATAGATACAAATCAAATTTTAGATGTGCATATAGAATTACCTGAAGATTTGTTACGTCAAGTGGAAGCACAAACAGGGATGAAGATTTCTGAATATACTATTAACTTTTATGGTTATCGTGACAAAGTAAGTGATTAG